In Mustela nigripes isolate SB6536 unplaced genomic scaffold, MUSNIG.SB6536 HiC_scaffold_148, whole genome shotgun sequence, the following are encoded in one genomic region:
- the LOC132008519 gene encoding phosphatidylglycerophosphatase and protein-tyrosine phosphatase 1-like, which produces MEAGGGGPGSLAQRKEAGPRVSAPERPTPTASTSREAVDDSPPPSPPPTGLLSRSPTSSLGAGRLRLRQAGWGGMAAGALLEAGLARVLFYPTLLYTVFRGKVPGRAHREWYHRIDPTVLLGALPLRSMTRRLVQDENVRGVITMNEEYETRFLCNSSKEWRNVGVEQLRLSTVDMTGVPTLANLQKGVQFALKYQEQGQSVYVHCKAGRSRSATMVAAYLIQVYNWSPEEAVRAITKIRSHIHIRSGQLEVLKEFHKEITAGAAKDKTGHTSQT; this is translated from the exons atggaggcaggcggggggggccCCGGCTCTCTCGCCCAGCGCAAGGAGGCCGGGCCCAGAGTCTCGGCGCCCGAGAGGCCCACGCCGACCGCGTCGACTTCGCGGGAGGCGGTAGACGACTCGCCGCCCCCGTCCCCGCCGCCCACAGGGCTCCTCTCGCGGTCGCCGACCTCGAGCCTAGGCGCGGGCAGGTTGCGGCTGCGCCAGGCCGGCTGGGGCGGGATGGCGGCCGGCGCGCTCCTGGAGGCCGGCCTGGCCCGGGTGCTCTTCTACCCGACGCTGTTGTACACCGTGTTCCGTGGGAAAGTGCCGGGCCGGGCGCACCGCGAGTGGTACCACCGCATTGACCCCACGGTGCTGCTGGGGGCGCTGCCCCTGCGGAGCATGACGCGCCGG CTGGTACAGGACGAGAACGTGCGCGGGGTCATCACCATGAACGAGGAGTATGAGACGCGGTTCCTGTGTAACTCCTCAAAG GAATGGAGGAACGTAGGAGTCGAGCAGCTGCGGCTTAGCACAGTAGACATGACTGGAGTTCCAACCTTGGCTAACCTCCAGAAAGGAGTCCAGTTTGCTCTCAAGTACCAGGAGCAGGGCCAGTCTGTCTATGTGCATTGTAAGGCTGGGCGCTCCAGGAGTGCCACTATGGTGGCAGCATATCTGATTCAG GTGTACAACTGGAGTCCAGAGGAGGCTGTAAGAGCCATCACCAAGATCCGGTCACACATCCACATCAGATCTGGCCAGTTGGAAGTTCTCAAAGAGTTCCACAAGGAGATTACTGCAGGGGCAGCAAAGGATAAGACTGGTCATACATCACAGACGTGA